One Syntrophorhabdaceae bacterium genomic window, GTTGAAGGATAACGCGGCCCTGCTGTCAATAAATAAATATTGCCAAGCACTCTGTATGGATGTAAGATATGCAATCCCTTTCCTGCACAGGAGAAAGTCCTGTTATGATATAATCTTTATGGATCCCCCCTATGAGAAAGGGCACATCGAGGAAACGATGAACTTATTGAGAACTCATGTGGTGTATAACCGGAACGCTATAATTCTTCTGGAGTATTCGAAAAGAGAACATCCGGACCCTTCATGCAGGGAAGGGTGGACCGAGGTTACGACCAGGAGATATGGTGATACGGTTATTACGATACTTGAAGCCGCTTAATATTCTGAACAGAGGAGTTTTTCATGAAACAAAAGATAGCAGTGTATCCGGGTTCTTTCGACCCCATTACCTTTGGGCATCTGGATATCCTCATGCGCGGGCTGGAACTCTTTGACAGGATCATTATCGCCGTCGCCAGCAACGTTGAGAAAAATGCCCTTTTCAGCGTCAATGAGAGGATGGAGCTTATAGAGCTTGCGATCAATAACGACGAACATGTTATCGTAGACACCTTTGAAGGATTGCTCGTTGACTACGTGAAGAAGGTCAACGCGCGATTTGTGTTAAGGGGATTGCGGGCCATGAGTGATTTTGAATACGAGTTTCAGATGGCGTCCATGAACAGGAATCTCAATAAAGACATGGACACGATCTTTATGATGACGAGCAAGGATTATTTTTTCCTGAGTTCGAGAACGATCAAGGAAGTAGCAGGCTTTGGCGGATGTGTCCGGGATCTCGTTCCCCCGGCGGTAGAAAAAAGGC contains:
- the coaD gene encoding pantetheine-phosphate adenylyltransferase — translated: MKQKIAVYPGSFDPITFGHLDILMRGLELFDRIIIAVASNVEKNALFSVNERMELIELAINNDEHVIVDTFEGLLVDYVKKVNARFVLRGLRAMSDFEYEFQMASMNRNLNKDMDTIFMMTSKDYFFLSSRTIKEVAGFGGCVRDLVPPAVEKRLKEKFSQK
- a CDS encoding RsmD family RNA methyltransferase; the protein is LKDNAALLSINKYCQALCMDVRYAIPFLHRRKSCYDIIFMDPPYEKGHIEETMNLLRTHVVYNRNAIILLEYSKREHPDPSCREGWTEVTTRRYGDTVITILEAA